A genomic stretch from Ureibacillus composti includes:
- a CDS encoding VRR-NUC domain-containing protein gives MNEAGIEKRLKLKVNENGGLALKLVSPGFAGVPDRLVLFPGSKVAFVELKAPAKKLRALQRKRKKQLESLGFKVYKIDSYEAVDRMLEEMVL, from the coding sequence ATGAATGAAGCAGGTATAGAAAAGAGACTAAAATTGAAAGTGAACGAAAATGGCGGGTTAGCATTAAAACTTGTGTCGCCCGGTTTTGCAGGTGTGCCTGATCGGTTGGTCCTCTTTCCTGGTTCAAAGGTTGCTTTTGTGGAATTAAAGGCACCAGCTAAAAAGCTACGAGCTTTGCAACGAAAAAGGAAAAAGCAGCTGGAATCATTGGGTTTTAAAGTTTATAAGATTGATAGCTATGAGGCAGTCGATCGAATGCTAGAGGAGATGGTTCTTTGA
- a CDS encoding virulence-associated E family protein: MKGLSEQRSHSIKHDGNLTIATGRNRKELNWKNREMLWSEVIQKLSNTVRTHETYEEYKKLSKTKQDEIKDVGGFVGGTLKGGRRKQDSVVWRQIVSLDADFVKGDLWASVETMFGYGCAMYSTHKHHLKNPRLRLVIPLSRPVTADEYVPIARRIAADLGIDFFDDTTYQVHRLMYWPSTSSDGEFVFKVLDEPWIDPDVVLARYPDWRDSSYWPESSRTVHERKKLADKQGDPKAKEGVVGAFCRTYSVIDVIEKYLNDIYIPCEDPNRYTYSAGSTAGGLVIYEDGDFAYSHHSTDPIGGRLCNAFDLVRFHLFGDLDESVKEGTPINRLPSYKAMVEEALKDKQVKLTLGKEQLSLAATDFEEEEIEWLTELTRDQKGNIVSSAPNVILILEHDPSLRNRIAMNDFVHRVVIKDELPWRSVDRGEYWSDTDDASLRNYLYSVYGIKGAGVIADAWSEVAVKYAFHPIKAYLNGLVWDGQERIETLLIDYLGADDNECVRTFTRKILLAAVTRIYRPGAKFDYCVVLVGPQGVGKSYIIKLIGKEWHSDSLITVKGKEAYEQLQGAWILEMAELTATKKADTEAVKHFISKSEDTFRVAYGRHNETFKRQCVFFGTTNDYDFLNDPTGNRRFLPITVSGGGKKNMWADLTEDEVDQLWAEAKVLYEKGETLALSKDIEEKARELQAAHTQENPIAESIRTYLETEVPTNWYELDIGTRRTYLHMNQDDSQPEKTMQLNKVCAQMVWEELFQKDVSIMTRYDAKEINMIIQHTPGWKRVSSVRFDKSYGMQKGFRREDVYL, from the coding sequence GTGAAAGGGCTCAGTGAACAAAGAAGTCATAGTATAAAACATGATGGAAATCTCACGATTGCGACCGGAAGAAACAGAAAAGAATTGAATTGGAAAAACCGTGAAATGCTCTGGTCTGAGGTAATTCAGAAATTAAGTAATACTGTTAGAACACACGAAACGTATGAGGAATATAAAAAGCTTTCCAAAACAAAACAAGATGAGATTAAAGACGTTGGTGGATTTGTCGGTGGCACCTTAAAAGGTGGTCGAAGAAAACAAGACAGTGTGGTTTGGCGGCAGATTGTTTCCCTCGATGCTGACTTTGTGAAAGGGGACTTATGGGCATCTGTTGAGACCATGTTTGGTTACGGATGCGCCATGTACTCTACTCATAAACACCATCTGAAGAATCCAAGGTTAAGGCTGGTCATTCCTTTATCAAGGCCAGTTACCGCCGATGAATATGTACCAATTGCAAGAAGGATTGCTGCTGACCTTGGGATTGACTTTTTCGATGATACCACCTATCAAGTACATCGGCTGATGTATTGGCCATCAACATCATCGGATGGGGAATTTGTTTTTAAAGTGTTGGACGAGCCATGGATCGATCCAGATGTGGTGCTAGCAAGATATCCAGATTGGAGAGATTCTTCCTATTGGCCGGAAAGTTCTAGAACGGTTCATGAAAGAAAAAAGTTAGCAGATAAGCAAGGTGATCCGAAAGCTAAAGAAGGAGTCGTCGGTGCTTTTTGCCGAACGTACTCTGTCATAGATGTGATTGAGAAATACTTAAATGATATTTATATCCCCTGCGAGGATCCAAACCGTTACACTTATTCAGCTGGTTCCACAGCAGGCGGGTTGGTGATTTACGAAGATGGCGACTTTGCCTACTCTCACCATTCTACTGACCCTATTGGTGGACGGCTTTGTAATGCATTTGATTTGGTTCGTTTTCATTTATTTGGAGACCTTGATGAGTCAGTAAAAGAGGGAACACCAATCAATCGGTTGCCTTCCTATAAGGCCATGGTGGAAGAAGCACTAAAGGACAAGCAGGTCAAACTCACATTAGGTAAAGAGCAGTTGAGTCTTGCTGCTACTGATTTTGAAGAGGAAGAAATAGAGTGGCTAACAGAGTTAACGAGGGACCAAAAAGGGAACATCGTCTCGAGTGCACCTAATGTTATTCTTATTCTTGAGCATGATCCATCCCTAAGGAATCGAATTGCAATGAACGACTTTGTCCATCGGGTGGTCATTAAAGATGAATTGCCATGGAGGAGTGTCGACCGTGGCGAATATTGGTCCGATACGGATGATGCTAGTTTGAGAAACTACCTTTACTCGGTTTATGGCATAAAAGGAGCAGGTGTAATTGCTGACGCTTGGAGTGAAGTGGCGGTGAAGTATGCCTTTCATCCGATTAAGGCATATTTAAACGGACTTGTTTGGGATGGCCAGGAGCGGATTGAAACCTTACTGATAGATTATCTTGGTGCTGATGATAATGAGTGCGTCCGAACATTTACTCGAAAAATCTTGCTTGCAGCAGTTACAAGGATTTATAGACCGGGTGCCAAGTTTGATTACTGTGTTGTCCTTGTTGGCCCTCAAGGTGTGGGGAAGAGTTACATTATTAAGCTTATAGGTAAGGAATGGCACTCGGATTCCTTAATTACTGTGAAGGGCAAAGAAGCCTATGAACAGCTTCAGGGTGCATGGATTTTAGAAATGGCTGAGCTAACCGCAACGAAGAAAGCAGACACGGAAGCAGTAAAGCATTTTATTTCCAAATCCGAGGATACATTTCGAGTCGCTTATGGCAGGCACAATGAAACGTTTAAGCGGCAGTGCGTGTTTTTTGGAACCACCAATGATTATGATTTTTTAAATGATCCAACAGGGAATCGTCGTTTCTTGCCGATAACAGTAAGCGGTGGTGGTAAGAAAAACATGTGGGCTGATTTAACGGAGGATGAAGTCGACCAACTCTGGGCCGAGGCAAAGGTACTGTACGAAAAGGGAGAGACCTTGGCATTAAGCAAAGATATTGAAGAAAAGGCTCGTGAACTTCAAGCTGCTCATACGCAAGAAAATCCGATTGCAGAGAGCATTCGAACTTATTTAGAAACTGAGGTTCCTACGAATTGGTATGAACTCGACATTGGTACGAGAAGAACCTATTTGCATATGAACCAAGATGATAGCCAACCAGAAAAAACAATGCAACTGAATAAGGTGTGTGCCCAGATGGTATGGGAGGAACTTTTCCAAAAAGATGTATCCATCATGACCAGATATGATGCGAAAGAAATTAATATGATTATCCAACATACACCGGGCTGGAAACGGGTGAGTTCTGTCCGGTTTGATAAATCGTATGGAATGCAGAAAGGATTTAGACGTGAAGATGTATACTTGTAA
- a CDS encoding DUF2815 family protein — protein sequence MVKITIGTKEEPVRFSYANVHQAVSVNGSDLKYSVSIIIPKSYKATIKKVKDAIQKATQENKDKFGGKAPSNLKSPLRDGDVDREDDEAYANSFFINANSKIKPGIVDADLNPIMDQSEFYSGCYGRVSLTFYAYNVNGNKGIAAGLQNIMKTTDGDPLGGRSSAEADFADDSDDDDDILG from the coding sequence ATGGTAAAAATTACAATTGGGACAAAAGAAGAACCGGTACGATTCAGCTATGCGAATGTGCATCAAGCAGTGAGTGTTAATGGAAGCGATCTGAAATATTCAGTGAGTATCATTATTCCAAAATCATATAAGGCAACAATTAAGAAGGTAAAAGATGCGATTCAAAAAGCGACCCAAGAAAATAAGGACAAATTCGGTGGTAAGGCACCTTCGAACTTGAAGAGCCCATTGCGCGATGGTGATGTAGACCGTGAGGATGATGAGGCTTATGCAAATTCCTTCTTCATTAATGCAAATAGCAAGATTAAGCCAGGCATCGTGGATGCAGACTTAAATCCAATCATGGATCAAAGCGAGTTTTACTCAGGGTGTTATGGAAGAGTCAGTTTGACTTTCTACGCTTACAACGTAAATGGAAATAAGGGAATTGCGGCAGGGCTTCAAAACATTATGAAGACTACTGATGGAGATCCACTTGGTGGCCGAAGCAGTGCCGAAGCAGATTTTGCAGATGATAGTGACGATGATGACGATATTTTAGGTTGA
- a CDS encoding HNH endonuclease signature motif containing protein, which yields MPKKPKKPCKHNGCPLLTDDKYCEFHAKLHVDDRANANERGYDNRWRKASKRFLNAHPLCKHCEQKGKLSQATVVDHIKPHRGDQRLFWDESNWQPLCKRCHDRKTRTEDQYPVYSF from the coding sequence ATGCCAAAGAAACCAAAGAAGCCATGCAAACACAACGGTTGTCCTTTGTTAACGGACGACAAGTACTGTGAGTTTCATGCAAAACTTCATGTAGATGATAGAGCTAACGCTAACGAACGTGGTTATGATAACCGCTGGAGGAAAGCAAGCAAACGATTCTTAAATGCCCACCCTCTTTGCAAACACTGTGAGCAGAAGGGAAAGCTCAGTCAAGCTACGGTTGTTGACCACATCAAACCTCACCGAGGAGACCAGAGACTGTTCTGGGATGAAAGCAACTGGCAACCTTTGTGTAAGAGATGTCACGATCGTAAGACAAGAACAGAAGATCAGTATCCAGTTTACTCTTTTTAA
- a CDS encoding helix-turn-helix domain-containing protein, with the protein MTEAERQQIYNLRLKGVGYKAIAAVLGKSRDTVRIFCKQNGLDGDAKVVALNVKEQMKNHVLCSSCGKLLKQKGRGRIRKFCSDECRRIWWNENPQARKKSETAIYNYTCPQCGKTFSCYGNKKRKFCSHDCYIKFRFWSEEDGV; encoded by the coding sequence ATGACCGAAGCCGAGAGGCAACAAATCTATAACTTACGGCTTAAAGGAGTTGGATATAAAGCGATCGCTGCGGTATTGGGAAAATCTCGTGATACTGTACGTATCTTTTGTAAACAAAATGGTCTAGATGGGGATGCAAAAGTTGTTGCCTTAAATGTGAAAGAACAAATGAAGAACCATGTCCTCTGCTCCTCCTGCGGTAAACTCCTTAAACAAAAGGGACGAGGGAGGATTCGGAAGTTTTGTTCTGATGAATGCCGCCGAATATGGTGGAATGAAAATCCTCAGGCAAGGAAGAAAAGTGAAACAGCCATTTATAACTATACATGCCCACAATGCGGAAAAACGTTCAGTTGTTACGGAAACAAGAAGCGGAAGTTCTGTAGCCATGATTGTTATATCAAATTTAGATTTTGGAGTGAAGAAGATGGAGTTTAA
- a CDS encoding DNA polymerase, whose protein sequence is MKLLAIDIETYSKADLVKCGVYAYSESADFEILLLAYAVDDEEAQIVDLASGEKIPDDIERAMTDPKVLKTAYNANFERTCLAKHFNKAMPPEQWRCSSVHALMLGLPGYLDGVAKCLRLKEQKLKEGKSLIRYFSVPCKPTKVNEGRTRNLPTHDKEKWDTFKLYCKQDVEVERQIRKKLEAFPIPKVEQKLWELDQKINDEGVLIDKSLVINAIQADKAFQDELFDEAIFLTGLENPNSPVQLKSWLMKQGIEVESLAKKNVEALMGEVENPKVKRLLELRQAMSKTSVKKYEAMERSVCSDQKIRGLLQFYGASRTGRWAGRLVQIHNLPRNNMSDLHIARSLLKFGDYETINILFDSLSDVLSQLIRTAFIPSNDHRFIVADFSAIEARVIAWLAGERWRMDVFQSHGKIYEASAAQMFKVPIETIDKGSPLRQKGKIAELALGYGGSKGALTQMGALEMGLTEDELPELVSAWREANPNIVKLWWGIEAAAIKAVKEKVVVKMQYGLTFHYTKGILFTTLPSGRSLAYVRPRIGLDERFGKEQLTYEGTEQGSKQWGRIPTYGGKLTENIIQAIARDCLAVSMLRLDEAGYRINFHVHDEVILDVPVGTGSMEEVENIMGQPIDWAPGLPLGADSFETYYYKKD, encoded by the coding sequence ATGAAACTATTAGCAATCGATATTGAAACCTACAGTAAGGCGGACCTCGTGAAATGCGGGGTCTACGCCTATAGTGAATCAGCTGATTTTGAAATTCTCCTTTTGGCCTATGCGGTTGATGATGAAGAGGCACAAATTGTTGACTTAGCATCTGGTGAGAAGATACCGGATGACATTGAAAGAGCGATGACGGATCCAAAAGTGTTAAAAACAGCTTACAATGCAAATTTTGAACGAACATGTTTAGCCAAGCACTTTAACAAAGCAATGCCGCCTGAACAATGGCGGTGTTCATCTGTTCATGCTTTAATGCTTGGTTTGCCCGGATATCTCGATGGAGTGGCTAAATGCCTTAGGTTGAAAGAACAGAAACTGAAGGAAGGGAAATCCTTAATTCGCTATTTTTCAGTTCCATGTAAACCTACCAAAGTGAATGAGGGGAGAACTCGTAATCTACCAACTCACGATAAGGAAAAGTGGGATACCTTTAAGCTTTACTGTAAACAGGACGTTGAGGTCGAAAGGCAAATCCGAAAGAAGCTAGAGGCCTTTCCTATTCCAAAAGTCGAACAGAAGCTTTGGGAGTTGGACCAAAAAATAAATGATGAAGGGGTTCTTATTGATAAAAGCCTAGTTATAAATGCTATTCAAGCAGATAAAGCGTTTCAGGATGAGCTTTTCGATGAGGCTATCTTTTTAACAGGACTAGAGAATCCAAATAGTCCAGTGCAATTAAAAAGTTGGTTAATGAAGCAAGGAATAGAAGTGGAAAGCCTTGCCAAGAAAAATGTCGAAGCATTAATGGGTGAAGTGGAAAACCCAAAAGTGAAGCGACTGTTGGAATTAAGACAGGCAATGTCAAAAACATCAGTGAAAAAATATGAAGCTATGGAGCGTTCCGTTTGTTCTGACCAAAAGATTAGGGGATTGCTGCAATTTTATGGTGCGAGCAGGACAGGGCGTTGGGCTGGAAGACTTGTACAAATTCACAATCTACCAAGAAACAATATGAGTGATTTACACATTGCTAGAAGTCTTTTGAAATTCGGAGATTATGAAACGATAAATATTCTGTTTGATAGTTTGTCGGATGTATTATCGCAATTAATCCGAACTGCGTTTATCCCATCCAATGACCACCGTTTTATTGTAGCCGACTTTTCAGCAATTGAAGCACGGGTTATTGCATGGCTTGCTGGGGAACGTTGGCGAATGGATGTGTTCCAATCTCATGGGAAGATTTATGAAGCTTCTGCAGCACAAATGTTCAAGGTACCTATTGAAACCATCGATAAAGGAAGTCCACTCAGACAGAAGGGGAAGATTGCGGAACTTGCTCTTGGCTACGGTGGTTCTAAAGGGGCACTGACGCAGATGGGAGCTTTAGAAATGGGATTGACCGAGGATGAACTTCCGGAGTTAGTTTCCGCTTGGCGAGAGGCTAATCCGAATATCGTGAAACTTTGGTGGGGAATCGAAGCGGCAGCTATTAAAGCAGTAAAAGAAAAAGTGGTGGTGAAAATGCAGTATGGACTTACTTTTCATTACACAAAAGGCATTCTATTTACTACACTGCCATCTGGTCGTTCCCTTGCTTATGTTAGGCCAAGAATCGGGCTGGACGAGCGTTTTGGAAAAGAACAGCTTACGTATGAAGGAACGGAACAAGGCTCCAAGCAGTGGGGCAGGATTCCTACATACGGTGGGAAGTTAACGGAGAATATTATTCAAGCCATTGCTAGGGATTGTCTAGCTGTCTCCATGCTTCGGTTGGATGAAGCGGGATATCGAATTAACTTTCATGTTCATGATGAAGTTATCCTTGATGTTCCTGTCGGAACGGGATCAATGGAAGAAGTAGAAAACATAATGGGTCAACCGATTGATTGGGCTCCAGGACTCCCTCTAGGAGCGGATAGTTTTGAAACTTATTATTACAAAAAAGATTAA
- a CDS encoding rRNA biogenesis protein rrp5, with product MSKTKLMLDIVNDLRNVAGSIETLALSFGNQNEIAATIEKKQPNNEKEPAKPPKAKLPVFEDVRAKLSALAQDGKQIQVKELITGFGAKKLSEIPVEKYPELLEKVDKL from the coding sequence ATGAGTAAAACCAAGCTAATGCTTGATATCGTAAATGACTTACGAAATGTTGCAGGAAGTATTGAAACCCTGGCGCTTTCATTTGGAAATCAAAACGAAATAGCAGCAACAATCGAAAAAAAACAACCAAATAACGAGAAAGAACCTGCTAAACCTCCAAAAGCTAAACTACCAGTTTTTGAAGATGTCAGAGCTAAACTTTCCGCTCTAGCCCAAGATGGAAAACAGATTCAAGTGAAAGAGCTTATTACGGGATTTGGAGCAAAAAAATTAAGTGAAATTCCAGTTGAGAAGTATCCTGAACTGTTAGAAAAAGTGGATAAGCTTTGA
- a CDS encoding DUF1492 domain-containing protein, with protein MNAKEYLSQAFQLDQRINSKLEQVSMLRDLALKTTSVLQDNKVQSTKQQSPMETALVKLMSLEEEINDDIDQLIDLKRELATFVSEIQNPSYRLLLELRYLSGSTWEDVAAIMGYDVRWVYRLHRKALKEATERLENNTVECL; from the coding sequence GTGAACGCAAAAGAATATTTATCCCAGGCCTTTCAGCTTGACCAAAGAATAAACAGTAAACTTGAACAGGTTTCGATGTTACGTGACCTAGCTTTAAAGACTACATCCGTCCTTCAGGATAATAAAGTTCAAAGTACGAAACAGCAATCACCAATGGAAACTGCTCTCGTTAAGTTAATGAGCCTTGAGGAGGAAATCAATGACGACATTGATCAATTGATTGATTTAAAACGTGAGTTGGCTACCTTCGTTTCTGAAATACAGAATCCCTCTTACCGATTACTTCTTGAGCTTCGTTATCTAAGTGGTAGTACATGGGAAGATGTCGCTGCCATCATGGGATATGATGTGCGATGGGTTTATCGGTTGCATCGAAAAGCGTTGAAAGAAGCGACAGAACGATTAGAAAACAACACGGTGGAATGCTTATGA
- a CDS encoding DEAD/DEAH box helicase, giving the protein MIYKPYHYQAYATQWIIDKKKSALFLEMGMGKSVSTLTAILELMYDYFDVAKVLVIAPLRVASTTWEEEVEKWDHLKDLRISKMLGSEKDRNAALYKKADIYIINRENVTWLVERLGTDWPFDMVVIDELSSFKSPKAQRFKSLKKVRPFIKRMVGLTGTPAPNGLIDLWPQIYLLDGGERLGKTVTGYREKYFLPDKRNQMIVYTWKLKEGAEEAIQEKLSDICVSMKAKDYLELPDRIDNVITVELPKKTKEQYAVLEKELILSLEGTDVLAGSAAVLANKLLQMANGAVYDEDGEVKHIHDEKLKALDELIEAASEKPVLVFYGYQHDKDRLLTHLKKLKPRILQTDQDIKDWNQGKVQVLLAHPASAGHGLNLQSGGNIIIWFGLTWSLELYQQANARLWRQGQKQTVVIHHIIAKDTIDERVMKALEDKDVSQAALIEAVKARMNQYKEGLPHGK; this is encoded by the coding sequence TTGATTTACAAACCTTATCATTACCAAGCTTATGCCACCCAATGGATTATCGATAAAAAGAAATCAGCTCTTTTTCTTGAAATGGGGATGGGAAAATCAGTATCCACTTTAACGGCAATTTTAGAACTTATGTATGATTACTTCGATGTAGCGAAAGTTCTGGTTATTGCCCCGCTCCGAGTAGCAAGTACGACTTGGGAAGAAGAAGTGGAAAAGTGGGACCATTTGAAAGACCTTCGAATTTCAAAAATGCTTGGCAGTGAAAAAGATCGGAATGCTGCCTTATACAAAAAAGCTGATATTTACATCATCAATAGAGAAAATGTCACTTGGCTTGTCGAACGATTAGGCACGGATTGGCCGTTTGACATGGTTGTGATTGATGAATTATCGAGCTTTAAATCTCCAAAGGCCCAACGGTTTAAATCATTAAAAAAGGTGAGGCCGTTTATCAAAAGAATGGTCGGTTTGACTGGAACGCCCGCACCCAACGGTTTGATTGATTTGTGGCCCCAGATTTATTTACTAGATGGAGGAGAGCGACTTGGTAAAACAGTAACTGGCTATCGTGAGAAATACTTTCTTCCCGATAAGCGAAATCAAATGATTGTATATACTTGGAAGTTAAAAGAGGGAGCAGAAGAGGCAATACAAGAAAAGCTTTCTGATATCTGTGTGAGTATGAAAGCCAAGGATTACCTCGAGCTGCCAGATCGAATCGACAATGTCATTACAGTGGAACTTCCCAAGAAGACGAAGGAACAATATGCAGTTTTGGAAAAGGAATTGATTCTATCACTGGAAGGGACAGATGTGCTGGCAGGTTCAGCTGCAGTTCTAGCCAATAAGCTATTACAAATGGCAAACGGTGCTGTTTACGATGAAGATGGAGAAGTGAAGCATATACACGATGAAAAGTTAAAAGCATTAGATGAATTGATTGAAGCGGCCAGTGAGAAACCTGTACTTGTATTTTATGGGTACCAGCATGATAAGGACAGGCTTTTAACGCATTTGAAGAAACTAAAGCCGAGGATCTTGCAAACAGACCAAGATATTAAGGATTGGAATCAAGGGAAGGTTCAGGTTCTCTTAGCACACCCAGCATCCGCTGGTCATGGGCTGAATCTTCAATCGGGCGGGAACATCATCATTTGGTTTGGACTGACTTGGAGTCTTGAACTCTACCAACAAGCGAATGCTAGACTGTGGCGGCAGGGTCAAAAACAAACGGTCGTCATTCATCACATTATCGCAAAAGATACTATTGATGAACGAGTGATGAAAGCGTTGGAAGATAAAGATGTGAGCCAAGCTGCACTCATTGAAGCGGTTAAGGCGAGAATGAATCAATACAAAGAGGGTTTGCCACATGGAAAGTAA
- a CDS encoding DUF2800 domain-containing protein, giving the protein MNHSERTHAVLSASKADMYLKCTPSIRLGEQFEEETSVFAREGTFMHELSEIHLAYFLKQMPKTQLNKKLNQMKQSEFYNGETEQAVQSYIDIVIEKINEARARNKDPLILIEERLDFSPWVPEGFGMGDVVIISDGILEVVDLKGGKGVKVSAENNAQMRLYALGAIHGFGMLYDIQTVLMTIVQPRLDNISTDEIQIDDLLEWAESEVKQKAELAFAGEGTFVVGPHCRWCKARATCRARAEENMKLACLDFQKPPLLTDEEVVEVLTSLDELISWAKTVQEFALSMSVNENKQWPGMKLVEGRGSRKYSDEEAVIATLNAAGYDNDVIYKNTLNTITALEKELGNKEFEELLGSLITKAPGKIKLVPEEDKRPELKASPEVDFQK; this is encoded by the coding sequence ATGAATCATTCAGAAAGAACACATGCCGTATTAAGCGCCTCTAAGGCAGACATGTATTTAAAATGTACACCAAGTATCCGACTGGGCGAACAATTCGAAGAAGAAACGAGTGTTTTTGCTAGAGAGGGCACCTTCATGCATGAGCTATCAGAAATTCATTTGGCTTACTTCTTGAAACAGATGCCAAAAACTCAGTTGAACAAAAAGCTGAATCAGATGAAACAAAGTGAGTTCTACAACGGTGAAACTGAACAAGCTGTCCAAAGCTACATAGATATTGTCATCGAAAAAATAAATGAAGCTAGGGCAAGAAACAAAGACCCACTCATCCTTATTGAGGAACGCTTGGACTTTAGCCCTTGGGTTCCAGAAGGATTTGGAATGGGCGACGTGGTGATTATTTCAGACGGAATTTTGGAGGTTGTTGACTTAAAAGGGGGTAAGGGAGTTAAGGTTTCCGCCGAAAACAACGCACAAATGAGGCTGTATGCATTAGGTGCCATTCATGGGTTTGGAATGTTGTATGACATCCAGACTGTATTGATGACGATTGTACAACCAAGATTAGATAACATTTCCACTGATGAAATACAGATAGATGACTTGTTGGAATGGGCGGAAAGTGAAGTCAAGCAAAAGGCGGAACTAGCATTTGCTGGCGAGGGGACATTTGTAGTTGGACCGCATTGCAGGTGGTGTAAGGCAAGAGCAACCTGTAGGGCTAGGGCAGAAGAAAATATGAAACTAGCATGCTTGGATTTCCAAAAGCCGCCACTACTGACAGATGAAGAAGTGGTCGAAGTTCTAACTTCTCTTGATGAATTGATCAGTTGGGCGAAAACCGTTCAAGAATTCGCCTTATCAATGTCAGTGAATGAAAACAAGCAGTGGCCAGGAATGAAACTCGTAGAGGGAAGAGGGAGTCGCAAATATAGCGATGAAGAAGCGGTAATCGCCACACTCAATGCTGCGGGATATGACAATGATGTTATTTACAAGAACACACTAAATACAATCACCGCACTTGAGAAAGAACTTGGTAATAAGGAGTTTGAAGAGTTGCTTGGCTCTCTCATTACAAAAGCGCCGGGCAAGATAAAGCTCGTCCCTGAAGAGGACAAGCGACCAGAATTAAAAGCTTCACCAGAAGTAGATTTTCAAAAATGA
- a CDS encoding phage antirepressor KilAC domain-containing protein, translating into MNSLRVFSSSEFGQLEVMVIDGKEYFPATDVAKMLSYSNPHQAIIKNCRYLTKREVPHPQSEGKTIQKNFIPEGDVYRLIIGAASQGKSKEVKKKAEQFEHWIFDEVLPDIRKHGLYASESLLNDILKNPELGIKLFTEYKEAKEKAKRLELENAQNKQIIGELKPKASYYDLVLQNKSVVPISLIAKDYGLSARKLNAILHDLGVQFKMGKTWLLYQKYAEMGYTQSKTHAIDAERSVMHTYWTQKGRLFLYELLKREKGLVPLIERSTKSA; encoded by the coding sequence ATGAATAGTTTACGAGTGTTCAGTTCTTCAGAATTTGGTCAATTAGAAGTAATGGTGATTGATGGGAAAGAATACTTTCCTGCAACAGATGTGGCAAAAATGCTCTCCTATAGTAATCCTCATCAGGCCATCATCAAAAACTGCCGGTACCTAACAAAAAGAGAGGTACCTCATCCACAGAGTGAAGGGAAAACAATCCAAAAGAATTTTATTCCTGAAGGTGATGTTTACCGTTTAATCATCGGGGCTGCATCCCAAGGGAAGAGTAAAGAAGTAAAGAAAAAGGCGGAGCAATTCGAACATTGGATTTTCGATGAAGTGCTACCGGATATCAGAAAACATGGGTTGTATGCTTCAGAGTCACTTCTGAATGATATTCTTAAAAATCCTGAATTGGGGATTAAGCTCTTTACGGAGTATAAAGAGGCGAAAGAAAAAGCGAAAAGACTGGAACTAGAAAACGCACAAAACAAACAGATCATCGGAGAGCTAAAACCGAAAGCTTCGTATTATGATTTGGTTCTTCAAAATAAATCCGTTGTACCGATTAGCCTGATTGCTAAAGATTATGGATTGTCTGCCAGAAAATTGAATGCCATCCTTCATGATTTAGGTGTTCAATTCAAAATGGGAAAAACATGGCTTCTCTATCAAAAATATGCGGAAATGGGCTATACCCAATCAAAAACTCATGCCATTGATGCAGAAAGAAGTGTCATGCACACCTACTGGACGCAAAAGGGTCGATTATTTCTTTACGAGCTACTTAAGAGAGAAAAAGGATTAGTACCGTTGATTGAGCGCTCTACTAAATCGGCATAG